In Endozoicomonas sp. GU-1, one DNA window encodes the following:
- the sctJ gene encoding type III secretion system inner membrane ring lipoprotein SctJ yields MKQGFVQSFKVTLLCLIGVLLLGCKVELYSGLDEKEGNEMLAILLDNDIPTEKLVDKDKIVTIMVESGNVARSIKILSSLGFPKEKYSSIGDIFPKDGLISSPTEERARYTYSMSQELSSTLSMIDGVVTARVHVVLPQEQDSLTDVNYPSSASVFIKYTPELELAGLVPKVKTLVANSIEGLSLEKIAVSLFPATRLNSGNFDSPSTETVLFVDVTPGSAGVIRIVVYALILLLLLALGAGGYFFWMMEQKKKSKKKKGDRK; encoded by the coding sequence ATGAAACAGGGGTTTGTCCAGAGCTTTAAGGTTACATTACTGTGTCTCATCGGTGTTTTATTGCTGGGGTGTAAAGTCGAGCTTTATTCCGGGCTTGATGAAAAAGAAGGTAATGAAATGCTTGCCATCCTTCTTGATAATGACATTCCCACTGAGAAGCTGGTGGATAAAGACAAAATTGTCACCATCATGGTGGAAAGCGGTAATGTTGCAAGATCTATCAAGATTTTGAGCAGTCTTGGTTTTCCGAAAGAAAAATACTCATCGATCGGTGATATTTTTCCTAAAGATGGTTTGATTTCTTCCCCGACAGAAGAGCGGGCCCGTTATACCTATTCCATGTCACAGGAGCTTTCGTCAACACTGTCGATGATTGATGGTGTCGTGACTGCTCGTGTTCATGTGGTATTGCCCCAGGAGCAGGATAGCCTGACGGATGTCAACTACCCCTCATCAGCTTCAGTGTTTATCAAGTATACCCCTGAGCTGGAACTGGCGGGTCTGGTGCCGAAAGTAAAAACTCTGGTGGCAAACAGTATTGAGGGGCTTTCCCTGGAGAAGATCGCTGTTTCCCTGTTCCCGGCAACCCGCCTGAACTCTGGCAACTTTGACAGCCCATCAACAGAGACGGTGCTGTTTGTCGATGTTACTCCCGGTTCTGCGGGGGTTATTCGCATTGTTGTCTATGCTTTGATTCTCTTGCTGTTATTGGCCCTGGGAGCCGGTGGCTATTTCTTCTGGATGATGGAACAGAAGAAAAAGTCGAAGAAAAAAAAGGGTGATCGCAAATAG
- a CDS encoding SctK family type III secretion system sorting platform protein: MNSNNVFQEHNGTSLFNHVVEFNFFPVRYVHASWLKSDKHFKLLKSLQTSEPAQFSLSNYLLSKFGIAKQFDYDFDRPDKRIVFASAEEIEQLALYIGLILNEATVRSVIRRDERKALEKCLGEEAYRFTVKKAQFISRASEKNGPGVLIDWKHLDRFKAFLELNGRQVIATAFSDLPGAFRQRLILKMPSSWKKTLSSPGAGGLDKAQCVKLLVKTHKEVNRQWRHLLS, translated from the coding sequence ATGAACAGTAACAATGTTTTTCAGGAACATAATGGCACAAGCCTGTTCAATCATGTGGTTGAGTTTAACTTCTTTCCTGTTCGTTATGTGCATGCAAGCTGGCTTAAATCGGATAAACATTTCAAGTTACTGAAATCGCTTCAGACCAGTGAGCCTGCACAATTTAGTCTGTCAAACTACCTGCTGAGCAAGTTTGGCATCGCCAAGCAGTTTGATTATGACTTTGATCGCCCGGATAAAAGGATAGTATTTGCCAGTGCCGAAGAAATTGAACAGTTGGCTTTGTACATCGGGCTGATTCTCAACGAAGCCACTGTCCGGTCAGTGATTCGTCGTGATGAGCGCAAGGCGCTGGAGAAATGCCTGGGCGAAGAGGCCTACCGTTTTACCGTGAAAAAAGCGCAGTTTATCAGCCGTGCTTCAGAAAAAAATGGTCCCGGTGTACTCATTGACTGGAAACACCTGGATCGATTTAAAGCATTTCTGGAACTCAATGGCCGACAGGTTATTGCCACAGCGTTTTCTGATTTGCCCGGAGCCTTTCGGCAACGGTTGATATTAAAAATGCCCAGCAGCTGGAAAAAGACCTTGAGTTCACCAGGTGCCGGGGGACTGGACAAAGCCCAGTGTGTGAAGTTACTGGTAAAAACTCATAAAGAGGTGAATCGACAGTGGCGGCACCTGTTATCCTAA
- a CDS encoding HrpE/YscL family type III secretion apparatus protein → MAAPVILNNVQLELDPTCKVLKADDYVVYLEAQEIIKAAREQAAGITEEARQAFEQEKKRGYQEGLAESKAEQTDHMLKVVSRTINYLSDIENTLANILLSGVKKIIGEFDQEELAISLVKNALQHVRNEKHVTIRVPSAQYSAVQARLNTILAEYKGVGFIDLVADPRLSSGDCIMESEIGVVDASVDVQLRALQKRFDSLQSLAARSREADIADKAE, encoded by the coding sequence GTGGCGGCACCTGTTATCCTAAACAATGTCCAGCTGGAGCTGGATCCAACCTGCAAAGTGCTCAAGGCAGACGACTATGTTGTTTATCTTGAAGCCCAGGAAATTATTAAGGCAGCCCGGGAGCAGGCTGCCGGTATTACTGAGGAAGCCCGCCAGGCCTTTGAGCAGGAAAAAAAACGTGGGTATCAGGAAGGTTTGGCGGAAAGTAAGGCTGAACAGACAGATCACATGTTGAAAGTGGTCAGCAGGACGATCAATTATCTTTCAGATATTGAAAATACCCTTGCGAATATCCTGCTTTCCGGGGTGAAAAAAATCATCGGTGAATTCGACCAGGAAGAACTGGCCATAAGCCTGGTTAAAAATGCCCTGCAACATGTCAGAAATGAGAAACATGTCACCATCCGTGTGCCATCCGCTCAGTACAGTGCTGTTCAGGCGCGCCTGAATACCATTCTGGCGGAGTATAAAGGCGTTGGTTTTATTGATCTTGTAGCTGATCCCCGACTCTCATCCGGTGATTGTATTATGGAGAGTGAAATCGGCGTTGTTGATGCCAGTGTTGATGTCCAGTTACGGGCATTACAGAAGCGGTTTGACAGTCTCCAATCATTAGCTGCGCGCAGTCGTGAGGCCGACATTGCTGACAAGGCTGAATAG